The nucleotide window AGCTGCAGGTAGCTGTCACCATGTAGAAGTAATGCCCAAGCTGGCCCTGCAGAGGATCTTCGTGTTGCAGGAACAATGGCTGTTGGCATGTCTGAGTCCTCTGAACACCTCACagctcccaccccagcccccaatTAAGTGTCATTTTATTCTGGTATGTGTTCTTTTTCTCACCCTAACCAGATGCTCCACTCCTTAAGGAAAATCTGTTTCCAGAAATGGAACGGCTTAAACTGGATCAGCCCAGTGGCTCCATTCCTTGTTACAGCAACTCTGGGAGAGCAGGGATGAGGGTTGCCCTTGAGAACAGGGGAATGCCTTACTTTGCCCAACAGGTATACATCAGGCTCCCTAGAGGGCTTGTTAAGCTCCACCCCAGAGGTTCAGATCTAGTAGACCTGGAAGAAGGCTGAGATTCGGCATTTCTAACCAGCAATCTGGGGGAAATGTAGCTGTTGGTCCCTGGATCAAGGGTTGAGGAAGCCGGCTTCCCAGGCCTCTCCAAGGGAGAGGTGGGACAGACACTTACCTTCCTGTGCCTGGAGGGGAATCTGGGAGGCGGAGGACTTGGTGCTGCCCTTACTCTTCTTGCTGCCCTGGCTGGCGAGAGATGGGTGTGTCTGCAACTTCCGGTGGGCCTTAGAGCCACCCAGGGCACCATTCCCTGCCTGCCTGGTGCTGCCCAACTCTGAGGGGTGGCCAGCGCCATTTGGCAGTAGTGGCGTACAGCCCAAGGGGTTCCCCTGAGGCTGGCCtagagagatgaagagaaaggGCGATGGGGAAGGGTGGGTGCCAGCCAGCTTCCCAGAGCTCTGCTCTATTCCTGCCTGCTTCATTCACAGATAGACCCAGCCACCCTTGTATGCTgcagaggggaaactgaggcccagagagcagAAACAACTACCCTAGAGCCACATCATGATATTTAGTCCAGTGCTCATTCCAGACAAGACAGTAATGCAAGGCAAGGTGATTGGGGCTGAGAGCCTTGGTCTCCTTCTTACCCCACATAAATCTATTCTCCTGCTCTTGGCATCCTGGGATTTGGACAagagtggtggtggtgaggggggACAGTTACAATTTGCCTAGGATAGAGGAGGACAGCAGTGAAGCAGTTAACCTTCACCCTGGCCACTGCCAAGCCCCCAGCTGTTTTTGCCCTTGGTGTACTGGGTGATTTATTGGAAACATCTGTTTGGAGATGAATGCTTGGCCTGGAATCCAGGGGCTCCTCACAGCGGCCCCTCTACCTCCTGCTCCTTTCTCCTGAGCACTTCCATGTAAGCCTCAGCCTCCACACCTCCTGCCCGTCCTCTCTACAGAGTAGTTCTGGCAGAGATTGGGGAAAGGTCCTTGGCTTCTGGTGAAGAGGGAGAGAAGGCAAAAGGGAAGTGGGGGAGAGCCCTGGGTCCACACTTAAGGTTTATCAGTGGGGTGCAGGGAAGCTGGCCCTGGAGATTCCTGCCAGTTCCTTCCTGCCCCTCACTCAGGGATGCTCAGTCTGAATGAGAACGGGATGGCTCAGTTCTGTTCTCAAGAGATGAAGTCAGGAGTAGGGGGGggactgagatgggatcactgaGAGCCTTGGGACCCCTCAGCTGCTCAATACTCTGACACCTGGGTGGACCCCATGGCCCTGAGGACCCACTGTAAGTATGGGGTACTATAGTCCTTCAGAAGTGGGTCTGGGTCCCCAACTCCCCCCCTGCCCCCGGTCTGGCCTATGTATTTGGGCTGTGTAGAATGACGATGTCTGGGGGTCTTGGGGCTGAGGAGAGGGGAGAGTGGCCTCAGTGCTTCCTGTGACTGAGGGGACTAGGGCTTCTGGTAGTGTGGTTGTCACCAGATAGAACATTGAATACTTACTACATGGCAGCCACTGCTCTAAGCACTGGCTAATTATTGTCTCATCAGATCCTCTCTATATCTCTATGTTCTTtcactgatgaggaaattgagtccCAGAGAGGTATAgtaagttgcccaaggtcacacagctagtaagtgtcAGCTAGTAAACCCAGCCTCAGGAGCCAGGGCTCAGAGGACAGGGGGCAGAGGCCAGGGCTCAGAGGACAGGCATGGGCAGAGGCTAGGAGACGGGCTGGGGAATAAGCTACATTATCACAATGACCACCACTCTTACCAGAGCAGCTTGTGTTTTGAGCAGTTATTAGGCACCAGGTACAGAGCTAAGAGCTTTACCTGCAGTACCTTTAAGCATAACCATAGATCCATTATTGGCcctatttcacagatgacaaaactgaggcccagagaaggtaaAACTTGCCAAAGTTCCCATGGCTAGGAAGTGAAGGAGGAGGGCATGGAGATTAGGAGAAAGGACCACAGGACAGAGTGAGGAGTTGGGAGAGGGTGGGAGACAGGGCTCTGGAGAAACTCCATGCTAGGAGCCTCTGGCAAGAGGTATGGCTGGTGGCTGCATTTGGGTAAACATGGTAAGGCCATAGGAAGTGGCCAGGCCTGAATCATCTTGCCCCTTCCTCCTAGCCCCACAGAGGGTGATTGGGCCAGCTTCTTGGCCAGCTTCAGTGCCCCTTGCCCTGCTGCCTAAACATGGGCCCAGTGACCAAAGGGTGGGAGTGTGTGGTGAGCTGAGGGCCCTGGGAGGTGTGGGCTGACACAGAGCTTGCCTGTGGCCATTGCTGTGGGGGTGGCgatgggggcagggtgggggctgAGTCACAGAGCAAACACTAGGGCCCACAGACACAGAAGTGTCTGTCCTACTCCCATCCAGGCCCCCTTCTCTGTGGCCACAGCACTGATCTCTTTCTCTCAATTCTGCTAGTGGGTGTGTCTGGAGGGGGCCAGGGCAGTGTGCTAGCAGGATTAGTAACCCTGACTTCCAGGGAGTCCAACTTAGCCCCAGATGCCCTGGCTAAAGGCGGCTCCCTGTCCAGCATGCCAACGCCAGCTGGGCAGGCAGGCATGGTAGAGATCACTAGGCCAGGAGACCTGAGTTTCCCAACTTATAACCAGAGTTGAGCTattctctgtgcctcggtttcctcatctataaaataggctTGGCAGGAACCATCCTGCGGCCTCACTGTAGGCTGATATGGAGAGCATGCGAGATCATTCCTGGAAAGAAAGTTGGAAAGTAAACGTGTGTCTATAGATTTGGGGGATCTTATTAGTTATTCTATAATAATCCCAGTGCTGCTCCCCCTGCTGTTGAGGGGAGGGTAGAGAATTCTCTCCCAGGACCTCCTGGAGACCTCAAGCCAGGCCTGTGGGTGGAGTTGAATTTTGCTCCTGTCTCCCAGAGCAGCTGGgggtttctcttcttccttttactCTAGATGCCCTCAGGATGGGGTTGCTTCAGGTCCCCGCTCCCTACCCCACCACTCTTTTTGAGGCCAGGGCTTCCTCCTTCCACACAAGCTCACACCCTCTGCCCTACGCCTCGCTGCCTGGAGCCTGcccacagtcccctgcaccctcaTCATGTGGTAGTGGAGGTCTTCCCCCATGACAGAAATCATAGTGACAGTGGCTTACACCTTCCTCTGCCCATGCTATCACTGTCAAGGTCATGGCTAAGTGGGTGCACATATGGACACCCATTGCATTTCTGCCAACCTTTCTAGGTTGGATTCCCTAGCGCAACCCGTACATGTTGCCACCCCAAGTCCCCAGTGCCCTCGGACTCACGTGTCACAGCTTCTATGGGGACATCGAGGTCAGTGCTGTCCAGGGCCTGGGGGGCCTCAGGGCCATTGCCTTGCAGCATGGGAGGTGCCACCTCCTCCAAGGAGCCCTCTTCTGGTGCTGCCTCTGCAGGGTGAGTGGATCCTGCTACTACCTCCAGCCCAGGCAGGAAGGATGGGGTCTGGGCTAAGAAAAAAGCAGATGACTGAGGCTGTTTTCCTGGGCCTCCTGTTTGCCCACCCAGGGCCCCGTCCCCAGCCCAGCATACCAAACGAGCCCTTAGTCTCCGTCTCTTTGCACCAGTTACCCAACCCTTACCCTATCAGACAATAGTACCAGACTCCAAAATAGAAAGCTCCCAAACCACATTCAGTGAGAGGGCaaggggtgtgtgtgcacatgtggggTCAGGCAGGGCTTGAGATGCAGTATAAAGGCAGTGGGGCGAGGAGGCAGAAACAGTGCAGGAGAGGACAGACAGGTGGCCAGCGATGAAGAGATGGGGACAGGCAGTGAAAGTGTCAGGAGAGAAAGGACGGGGCAGTAAAAGATGGAggtggagagagacagagcatcAGACTGCAGAAACCCAGGTGGGAGACCAGCAAAAGCATGAAAATCAGCTATGCAGAGAATGATAAGAGATGGGGTGGAAGATTGGGAAGGGGGTGCTGGACGGTGCACATCGGGAGACCGACAGGGAGGAACTGGGTCAGAGAGGGGAAGGTGGCAGAGAAGGAGCCCGAGGAACCTGGGCGTGAGGAACAGGGAAGGGCTACAAgcaggaagagagggcagggagacAGCCAGGAGCATTGGGGAAGAGGCGAACCGCAGTCACATGTAATTACAGTGGCTCTGTGCAGGGGCGGCGGAAGGCAGAAATGGAGCCACCTTCAAACCCACAGCCCCTGAGGCGGCAGGACCAGGGACCCCAGGAGAAAGCGGGTgtgggagggggagaaagggatCTGAGCTCCCCAAACCCCAGCCAAAGGGTATGGGATGGCCTGAGGGTGAAGCCAGAGGTCCAGGAAGGGCCATGACAGCACGTAGGGTGCAGCCAGAACCTCTTATCAGACCCGATGCTGTGCAGCTGGAATGACAGGGGTCTCAGAAGGGTGGCCTCCTACCTGCCTCCTCCCCACATATCATGttgtgagggagcagggagataTAGAAACAAGAGACTCCCCTCAGAGAGACGAAGAGGtcaaggggaaggggaaaagcagAGGACACAGAGGGGACAGAGAACGATGATGAGATACAAGCAGGGAAGCCCAGAGAGTGAAAGATGAACACCCATCTGTACACCCCACAAGGAGACTGAGCGAGACAGACAAGGAGACGCAGAACAGAATCCATCACAGAGAACAGAGAGGGGCTTACGTGTGGAGTCCTCTGGACTGTCTCCAAATGACAGCGAGATGAGAACAGAGGAGGGAGGTAATGAGAGGGGTCAATTAAAGTTTGGGCACACAGGTCTGAGATGACCATCCAGTGGCCCACAACAACCCTCTGTGGCCTCTGACCCTGAGACACCTGAGGAATCTTTGTTCCTCAGAGACCCTGGTCCCCCCTGGCCCATGAAGGAGAATGGAGGCCCCAAAGGCCCCATGTGGGTAGCAGAGAGAATGGCAGGCCCATGTGGGTGCGCTCAGGCCTGCCTGGACACAGAACCTTAGACAGAAGAGAGAGGGGCTGAGTTCTGGGGACTCCTGGAGGAGAGCAGAGCTGTTGCTGGGGGCCCTTCACAGTGTCGTAGTCCCAGGGAAGCAGGGGGTGGCTCGCCTCCAGCTCCATCTGCTCTTTGAGCCTGTTGAGAGCCTCCTGCAGAAAGtcaaaagacttttcttttgagacaagagtctcaccatgttgccctcagtagcatcacagctcacagaaacctcaaactcttgggattctcttgcctcagcctctttttattgcagttgtcattgttcagctggcctggcccaggttcaaacctgccagccttggtgtatgtggctggcattgtaaccactgtgctacaggagctgaACAGAGAGAGTCAAAAGGCTTTTGAATGATTACAGGGATGGGACAATGGACAGCAGGCGAGTGGAGATGGCACTCAAGGAGGAACAATGCAGCCTGCTAGACGATGCCTCTCCCAGCTCTGAACCTGGCCCATACCAGCTCAGAAGCGGCTCTTAGGGGCTAAGGCTAAATTGGCATGAAAGAGAAGGCACAGGGCTTGGGTCCTAATTTACAGGAAGGGAGGGCCCTGCCTCACTCTAGACCCTGGCCCCGAGGGACATCCTGTCATGGGGATGTCACCCTGTCATCCCTCTGGGAGCCCTGACTCTCCCACATGGTATAATGAAAAAGACTCAAGAGAGGAGCTCGAAGATCCTAGCCCTGGTTTGTACCATCTTGGGCAAAAGGGAGATATTGATCTTCATCTCTCAGGGTTTTGGGGAGTAAATAAGATGTGTAGCAGTGCCCTGGACACGTCCACCCAGCCTTCCACTcattcttccctctcctctccctccctgtcttccttccctttctgtgCTGTTTGATTTAACATTGACAATTATCTATGAGGCACCTGGCAATGTGACAAGCACTGCATATACCAGAAAGAGAAAGACCAGGTCGCAGTCTGAGGAGTTCCCTGTCAGGGCTAGGGTGGTGTGGTGGCTGTCACATACACAGTTACAGTAGGGGCATCTGTAAGAATTGTAGAGGCACAGAAGATGGGGCCCTTAGCCTGGATGAGTGCATTTGTGTATGGCTAGGCTTCCTGGAGAAGGCAACATTCACATTGATCACTGAAcaatcatcagcaaagaaggagaattTTGAAAAAAGTAGCAGGAACCAGACCCCAGAGTGAGCAGCTGCAGAATGAATGAGGGAAACCATGTGTCTTTTGGTGGTATTGAGGCTAGTAAGCCTAGAACAGTAGCTGGGGCATGGCCGGCCTTGTGGTCACTTCCCAAGCTTCCTCCTGAGGTCAGCAGGATGCACAGGGTGACACTCAATCCTGAGTAGAGAGCCAGGATATCTGCTCTCTTGATTctcagagacagagaggaaagaagagggtTTAAGACTAGGGTCTA belongs to Nycticebus coucang isolate mNycCou1 chromosome 9, mNycCou1.pri, whole genome shotgun sequence and includes:
- the MDFI gene encoding myoD family inhibitor; translation: MYQVSSQRPPSCDARHGAPSAAPGPAQTPSFLPGLEVVAGSTHPAEAAPEEGSLEEVAPPMLQGNGPEAPQALDSTDLDVPIEAVTRQPQGNPLGCTPLLPNGAGHPSELGSTRQAGNGALGGSKAHRKLQTHPSLASQGSKKSKGSTKSSASQIPLQAQEDCCVHCILSCLFCEFLTLCNIVLDCATCGSCSSEDSCLCCCCCGSGECADCDLPCDLDCGILDACCESADCLEICMECCGLCFSS